Below is a window of Niabella agricola DNA.
CGGAATGACGGGAGTAAAATTATCGTCACGTTGACCAGACAGCACTTCGTCACGTCGACCAGAGCGGAGACGTCCCTACGAAATCCTCCTCTGTTTGTCAAATCTTTTTAATCCCGCTTTCACGACAATGCCCCGTAGAGATTCCTCCGCTGCGGCCGGAATGACGGGAATTATGACCTGGGTGCCTACCGGTCCTGCACCAGTGGGGTCGGAACGAAGGGAGTACGGAACGGCGGTATTAAAAAAAAAGCACCTGCAACATGTACAGGTGACCTTTCTATTGTAAAATGTTTTCTATAGCTTTTATTAAAACCGGATGGTTTCGCTGCCGGTATGAATTTCAAGGGTCTGTTTTTCGCTGGCTTCTACCCTGCCGATTACCTGTGCCTCCACACCCAATGCAGTTGCCACACCTATAATGGCATCCGCATCTTTTTCGTTGGTGTAAATCTCCAGCCGCGTACCCATATTAAATACCTGGTACATTTCACGGGCATCGGCACCACTGGCTTTTTGAATGATGTCAAATATTACCGGCGGGGTAAACAGGTTGTCTTTTACGATGGTTACCTGCTCCGGTACATATTTCATACACTTGGTTTGTCCGCCCCCGCTGCAATGGATGAGCCCGTTGATAGCCTCAAAATGCTCTTCCAGCAATACCTTCATTACCGGGGCAAAAGTGCGGGTGGGGCTCAGCAATAATTTCCCGATGGTGGTCGGGCTACCGTCTACCTCGATCGTATCCGTCATGCCATGGGGGCCGATGTATACCACCTCATCCGGCAGACCGGGCTCAAAGGTTTCGGGGTATTTTTTAGCGTATTCTTTTTTCAGTACATCGTGGCGGGCGCTGGTGAGGCCGTTGCTGGCTAGTCCGCTATTATATGCACTTTCGTAATTCGTTTTTCCAAAAGATGCCAGTCCTACAATTACATTCCCCGGCCGGATCTTTTCATTGGTGATGAGCTTTTTCCGGGGCCAGCGGGCCGTCATGGTACCATTCACCGCAATGGTACGCACCACATCGCCTACATCCGCCGTTTCTCCGCCCATATACGTAATGTCGATGCCAAACTTCCGCATGGTATCAAAAAACTCCTGGCTGCCGTTGATCACTTCCGAAAGTACTTCCGCCGGAATCACCGTTTTATTGCGGTCGATGGTGGAGGAAAAGGCCAGCTGATCATAGATACCCACGCATAAGAGATCGTCCAGGTTCATCACGATGGCATCCTGCGCGATGCCCCGCCATACGCTGGCATCGCCCGTTTCTTTCCAGTACAGGTAGGCCAGGATACTCTTGGTACCGGCCCCGTCTGCGTGCATCACATTTGCCCAATCGGCATCGCCTACCAGCACATCCGGGTAAATTTTGCAAAAAGCCTTTTCATAAAGCCCTTTGTCCAGTTTTTCTGTTGCAGCATGTACTTCTTCCTTTTGTGCAGAAACCCCTCTTTTGGAATACAACGACATCGATTGATCTTATTTTGTTAAGGCCGCTAAGATAAGACAGGTTTTGCTATTTGAGGTTTGAAGTTTGAAGTTTCGCCGCTAATTTTGCGCCTGATGCACATTCACAGGAATATTGAGGCGCTGCCTGCATTTAAAAATGCCGTTATCACCATCGGCACCTTCGACGGGGTGCACGAAGGCCATCGCAAAGTGATCCGTCAGCTTACCACCCAGGCCCGGGCTGTAAACGGCGAATCGGTCATCATTACCTTTCATCCCCACCCCCGCAAAGTGGTGAACTCCTCCATCCTGGGGCTGCGCCTGATCAATACGCTGGCAGAACGGATCGAATTGCTGGAATCCCTGGAAATCGATCACCTGGTGATCATCCCCTTTACGGAGGTGTTTGCTAACCAGCTCCCGGAGGACTATCTCTGCAATTTCCTGATCGAAAAGTTCCGGCCACATACCATTATCATCGGGTATGACCACCGTTTTGGGCGCGATCGTATGGGCGACTATAAGCTGCTGGAGCAACTTCAGGAAAAATACCATTACGCACTGCAGGAGATTCCCAAACATATCCTGGATAATATTTCTATCAGCTCTACCAAAATCCGCGAGGCCATCCTGAAGGGCGATACCACGACCACCAATCATTTACTGGGCTATGATTTCTTTTTTGAGGGGGAGGTGGTTCACGGTGACAAGCTGGGGCGCGAGCTGGGCTATCCTACCGCCAACCTGAAGATCACGGACGAAGAAAAGATCATCCCGGGCAATGGCATTTATGCGGTTTATGTTACCCTGGCCGGAAATCCCCGCCGCCTTAAAGGCATGATGAGCATTGGCCTGCGGCCTACGGTAAATGGAACCAAACGCACTGTGGAGGTGAATATTTTTGACTTTGATGCCTCCATTTACGGACAAACCCTGCGGGTATATGTAAAACAGTTCCTGCGGGAAGAAGTGCGTTTCGATTCGCTGGAAGCCCTGGTGAAGCAGATCGACCAGGATAAGGTGGATAGTCTGGCGGTGTTGTAAACCGGGGTCCGATCCTCGCTGAAGAGTTATAATTTCCTTATCGCAGCCGGTATGTAAACAATCAACAAGTGAACCAGGATTTCCTTTTGAGGTTGCGCCTCTTCTACCGGTCAATTCTATTAAGAACGATCATTTTCGCATAAATACTCCATCACCCGGCAATTGCTCTTATATGGGATCGATAAAAAAGAGTCGAGGCGCGGGACGGCGATATTCCTTAGATTGAAGCATCAAACGAAATTTGCAGTTGCAGCACAGTGATCATTCCATATCCTACAGCTGCATAAATCCCATGCCGATACCGGTGTACAGCACCGCATTCCTCCTCCGTTCATTTACCGATCAGATCAACGCTGCCCTCTAGCTCCGAGGACAAAAAACGGACAGGCGCGCGGTTGAGCAGGAATAAAAAATGGTGCCAATCCTGAAAGTTTTAGCACAGGGCCAAACATTTGCCCGCCTTAGAGGGAAAGATGATCAGTCGGCGCCCTACATCCACCTGCAAAAAATAGACAGACGACTGATAGGGTATCCACCGGCAGCGATACCCTATTTAACATTTTTGGCGTAATATTGATCACCGAAGAAATCCTGATATGTATTTTACCCGTTTGCCTGACCATGCTGCGCCCGGTTTTGATGAAGCCCTGCATTTCAGCCAGTTCAAAAAACACAATATCATTTTTAACGCCGTCAGCGGTAATAGTTTTTGTGATGATCATGTGGGCTGCCTCTCTCTTAAAACCGTACTCAGCGGCGAAGAATGCTATGGCATTGAGGGCCGGCAATTAACGGTTAAACCGGGGCAGGTCCTGATCTTAAACAACGACCAGCCCTATTCCTGCCGGATCAGCAGCCTTGAAAAGGTACACTGTGTTTCTGTTTTTTTTAAAAAAGAATTTGCCGCAGCCGTTATGTTCGACGCGCTGAATCCGGAAGAACGGTTACTGGAACACCCTTTTCCGGGCAAGGATGTCATTCCCGAATTTTTTCAGGCCTTAAACGCGATGACACCGGAACTGCAGGACCGGCTTTCTGCGCTCCTGGGAACGCTTGAGCGTGTGGGCTATGATGCAGCGATGACCGACGAGCATCTTATTTATTTACTACACTACCTGCTACGGTTACACCAACGGGAAACCCGCGAGCTGCAGCTGGTCAGCGCCCTCAAAAGCAGTACCAAAAAAGAAATTTACAGGCGCTTATGCATTGCCCGTGATCTCCTGCATGCTTCCTTTACCGAAGCGCTGGACCTGGACAGCATCGGCCGCCAGGCGTGCCTTTCTGTTCCTCAACTCGTGCGACAATTCCGGTCCGCTTTTCACTGCACCCTTATCAATACCTGATTCGGCTCCGCCTTGAGCATGCAGCGCAGCTGTTGCAGCAAACAACAGTGCCGGTACAGGAAATTACCTGGATCTGCGGCTTTGAAAATACCAGCGCGTTCAGCCGCGCATTCAGGAGCGTCTATGGCATCCAGCCATCAGTTTATCGCAGGCCGAAATAAATTGAGCATTTCTGCACAGTTGCGGCGCTTACGGCCGCTTACTTTCGCATCCGGCAAAGATTTTTATCGGCTTCGCATAGTTACTAAAAAACATGAAACGAATCTTATTCTTTCTGCTCTTCCTTTCATCATTGCACCCGGCGGCTCAGGAAACCGCCATTCCCCTGTATGAAAACAAGGTGCCCAATTCAAGAACGGCACCGGCGGATTATATAGAACAAACTGATAGTTCCGGACGCGTTACTTGTGTAACCCAACCGCCCTCATCCCCTTTTTTCCAAAAAAAGGAACCGCCAATGGTACTGCAGTGCTCATTTTCCCCGGGGGCGGATACTTTCTTTTGTCATTACCTGCCTGCGAAGAAATAGCCCGGGGGCTTAATAGGGCGGGCATCACTGCCTTTATCGTAAAATACCGCCTGCCTCATGACGCTATTATGGTGGATAAATCGACCGGCCCCTTACAGGATGCTCAGGCGGCCCTTCAGCTGGTGCGCAAACGAGCAGTAGAATGGGAACTGAACCCGGGAAAGATCGGTTTAATGGGGCTTTCAGCTGGCGGGCACCTGGCGTCTATGGCGGCTACGCAACTAAACCGGGTCCTGATCAGCAACAACGCTCAAATCAATCTCCGGCCCGATTTTTTGGCCCTGCTCTACCCGGTTATCGTGTATGACCCGGCGATTCCCCGAACCCGCGAAAACCTCATCGGCAAACATCCATCCCCGGAACTGCTAAAGCTGTACAGTACCGACCAGCATGTTTCTGCGAAAACGCCTCCCACGTTTTTGGTGCATGCGGCGGATGATGACGTAATTCCAGTAAAGAATACGCTGGCATTTTTCAATGCCTTATTGCGGCAGGGCGTAAAGACCGAAATGCATATCCTGCAATCCGGCGGTCATGGCTTTGCATTAACCGATCTTAACAGCGGGGATCAATGGTTTCGCCAGTTCAAAAGCTGGCTAACCGAAAACGGTTTTTAATGCCGGGGCTTTGCTTGGCGCGCGTGTTGCATAGTACTACGGTCGCAAAAGGCTTTGCAAAAATATGTCCTGAATATATTACCCATGTAGCATTGATGCCGGGCGGATCTGAAGGTCTTTTATCCTTCCAGCTCCATCAATTTCGTAAAAATGGCTTCATAATCTTTTTCCAGCCGCTGGTTCTCCTTGGTGGCAGCGGCATAATCCTGCTCGGCCTTTAAGAAGCGGTTGCGATCAGAATAGATCTGCGGATCGCCCAGGTCTTTTTCCAGCTGCGCCATCAGCGCTTTATTTTTACTCAGCGCCTCCTCCGTTTGCTGAAATAATTTTTGCTGGCGCTGGATCTCCTTTTTCAGTCCTTATTGATGGGGGCATTGCTTACCGGCGCGGTGTTGGAGGCGGTGCTGGTGTGGTTGCTGCTACAGCAGCGGGTTTCGATTTCTGTGCATTGGCTTCCCGCTTTTTCAGCGTCAGCTGTTTCCGCATCCGCTCGTTCCAGGCTACCATTCATCATAAGGGCCCTTAAATTCTTTGATCTTCCGTCTACGATTTCCCAGATCTTGTGGCGCTTTTGAAATAAAGTGCCGGTCGTGGCTTACCAGGAATCATCGTGCCTTCGTATCGGTTAAGAGCATTGATGAGCAGGTCCACACTGTGCATATCCAGGTGGTTTGTAGGCTCATCCAGCATCAGGAAATTGGCCTTGCTTACGATAGTCTTCGCCAGGGCCACGCGGGCTTTTCGCCCCCGCTGAGGATCCGGATCTTTTATCGGCATCATCGCCGCTGAATAAAAACAACCCAGCAGCGCCCGCAATTCCAGGTCCGTCATCTGGCTGCCGCAGCCCCGCATTTCATCCAGGATGGTATTTTCCAGGGTGAGGGCTTCCAGCTGGTGCTGGGCATAAAAGCTTTCTTCCACGTTTATGTCCCCATTTGCGGTTGCCGTTATAGGATTCCGCATCGGCATAATCCGCAGTAGGGTCGATTTTCCTTTACCGTTGGCCCCGATCAGTGCGATCTTATCGCCCCGCTCGATCTCCGCCTTGGCATCTTTCAGGATCACGTTGTCGCCAAATGCCTTCGACAATGGTCGAGTTCCACCGTACCCCCGCCCGGTACTTTATCACCCTAAAGTTAATGCGAAGATCGGGTCGCTCAATCGCCACATCCTCAATGCGTTCCAGCTTGTCGAGTTTTTTTCATAATGCTCTGTGCATGGCGGCCTTGCTGGCCTTGGCGCGGAAACGCTCCACCAGGCGCTCGTTCTGGCGGATATAGTCCTGCTGGTTCTCATAAGCTTTTTGCTGCATCTCGATGCGCACGGCTTTTTTCCTTTTCATAAAATTCGTAATTGCCGTTATAGAAATGCAGTTCGCGCTGGTAGAGCTCCACGATCTTGGTCACCATCCCGGTTGAGAAAAATTTATCGTGACTCACAATCACCACGGCACCCTGGTATGCTGCAGGTATTTTTCCAGCCATTCAATGGAAGGCAAATCGAGGTGGTTGGTGGGCTCATCCAGCAGCAGCAGGTCGGGCTTGGCCAGGATCATCTTGGCCAGCAGTACCCGCATCCGCCATCCCCCGCTGAATTCTTTATACGGACGGTTCAGGTCGGCATTGGAAAACCCCAGCCCCTGCAGCACTTCCTCGGTTTTATGCTGAATGTTATAGCCGCCCAGCAACTCCATTTCGTGGAGCTTGTCGGTGTATTCGAGCAGGGTCTTTTCGTCGCCGGTCTTTTCCAGCTCGGCACCCAGGGCTTCTATTTCTTTTCCAGCTGCAGCACTTTTTCAAAAGCGCTCATCGCCACCTGTAAAATGGAATCATTGGTATCAAAACTCAGGAGGTCCTGGTGCAGGTAGCCAATGGTGGTTTCCTTGCTGCGCTCCACGGTTCCTGCTGAAGGAGTGTATTGGTTCACAAATAATTTCAGCAGGGTGGATTTACCCGTGCCGTTATAACCGATCAGCCCGATGCGTTCATTGGGCTGTATATGCCAGGTAGCATCTTCTACAATGATCCTTGCACCAAATTCAAACGTAACATTCTGTAAGCCGATTAACATATCTCCCCTGATTTTTACCCTCTGTTAAAATAATTGATTGTTTATCAGTATTTTTGTTTTTCTGAAACCTGCAAATTTAATCAATACACACGAGTAAATCATACTATAAGTGATATGAAAAAGCTTTTAATGGTCCTTGCAGTGCTCATCGCTGCTTTCCTGGTTTATAAGATCTTTATAAAAAAAGACAAGCCTCCGAGGGAAAAACCGGTTCCCATTGCCGTAAGCAAACACAGTGATGTATTCAACCATTCCATGGAAGCCCTGCTGGCGGCTTATTACGTAATGACCGACGGGTTTGTAAACTGGGACAGTGCAGCCGTTGGAAAAGGGGCACAATCCCTCCAAACCGCCCTGGCGGATTTTAAAGTAGAGGAATTAAAAAAAGACAGTGCCATTTACCAGACGGCCCAATTCCCCCTGGAAACGGCAAAAACAAGCACGGCAGCCATTCTTGGTTCCCCGGACTGGACGGCTAAAAGGCATGCCCTGAATGACCTGTCTGATGCGCTGCGGATGTTGCTGCTGACGGTTAAATACGACCAGGCCCCGGCCTACTGGCAGGAATGTCCCATGGCTTTTGGCGAGGGGCAGCCGGGTAACTGGCTCAGCGGTAAGAATGAAGTGGTGAACCCATACCTGGGCAACAAGGATCCCAGGCATGGAAACACCATGCTCCATTGCGGTGAAAATAAAATGGTCATCGATTTTACCAAGTCCGATTCTACGCAAACAAAATAAATCGCTTATATTTGCACCCCCGAATAAAAACGGGCGCTCAAATAAATGACTCCTTAGCTCAGTTGGTAGAGCTACTGACTCTTAATCAGTAGGCCCAGGGTTCGAGTCCCTGAGGGGTCACGTTTCTTTTCAAGGGATTATGTATCACATAGTCCCTTTTTTATGCCCTTTTAGTGTGCCAATACTTCAAATCTCAAAATTTGCACAATAATATTTGCAGTTGACTGAATAATATTCAGTTGCATGGCTCTAAATTTTTCACAAACACAATTTCGGTAAATATCGAGCATACACTTAAAGGAAAATTTAAAGATGTAGTTAATCTGGTGCTACTGGAAGTTTTAATAATACGATGATTAGCACAACATTAGTGTTTGCTTTTGAGTTAATAAATTTTACAGAAACAAAACTATGAACCCCTCTTTCGATCACTGATGGTTGTCAGGCCAGCTTCTCCAAAAAGCTAATAGTTATCTAAACTCGATAGTTCGTACCGGGGTCAATCCTAAACTTAGCCCCAAAGCGGAAAAAATTTCGCTCCTCTTTCGGCAATTCACCCTCAAAGAAAAATACTTTTTATTTATAATTTCAAACAAATGTTCGTAATATTACAGCGAGAAATGTATTCGCGGCAGTAACCTGAACTACCACAAAGACAAGAGCGCGTATAAACCAAATGTGAGTGAAAACATAACACAACTGCCTAATGACGGAATATCCGACACAGCGTCTAAACCGGAGGCAGGAACCTAACAACAAAAATCAACACTATGAGATTATTTACATCGACATTTGCTATCCTTAAAAAATTGTCAAAAGGAATGCTGGTTATTATGGTTTTAAATTTTGCGGTTGTCACATATCTTTTAATGCTGAATTCCTGCAAAAAAAATCAGTATGAAAAAAGTTCTTCAGGAATTGCCGCCAACAAATTCCGATCGGCACTAAAGGAAAACAAACAAAAAATTTCAGCCCTATCATTTGGAAAAACCAGTTCAAATGGAACTACACCCGCCAGGCAGCACCTCCGCCTGAAACACCCACAGAGCCGATATACATAGAATATGGAAGTACATCTCCTAGTGGGTATGAGATTTATACTGTTACTTCAATTCAAGACCTTTCAGACTTGGTTTATAACACGGATGCCATAATTCAATATGAGCCTACGAGTACCAACTATGAGAATCAGATAAACATTCCTGTTACGACTCTGTTGGCAGCCCTTGCCCCCCTTATTCTTGAGGCCAGGCAATATCTTTATGCAAAAGGCTTTACTGAACAAGACATTCAGGACATGTTAATTGAGGCTAATGGAAGGGAAGAAGATTTAGTTCCTTTTGTAATGACATTGACGGACATTGAACAAAAACAACAAGAATCCAGTAATGTTGTAAAGAGCTATTTGAACTTTTTTACAAATACAGCGTCAGCTAAAGAACTTCAAGGATCTGATTACGTAAAATGCGCAATGACAGCAATTGGTGCAGATTTTCTTTGGGCTTTAGGCCAATCAACAGCTTTTGCATGGACGGTAGCGACGATGAAAACAGCCTTTAAGAAAGTTGCATCCAAGTTTTTAGGGCCGATAGGTGTTGCAATAGCTGTTGTAAGCTTTGGAGTATGTATAGCAAATGAAATTTATAATTAAAACCGGACCGATGAATTTGATGTACCTAATATTGTATCCTTTATCTGCTTTTTCAATTTATAAGAAAGTAAATGACATCAGACAAGCTTTAAAGGAAAAAAATAATTCCAAAGCAACGGCAAATTTTTTTCTATTAATAATCATGCTTTGTGTCCTTGGCGGAATAATCTGGCTTATCGAATCCAAATAGACGTTAGCAACTATTAGAAATTAAAAGATCGCTCTTAGGGGCGATCTTTTTGATGTTATGCATATCAAATGATTCAAAAAAAACTTTGCGGATCTCTTACCAGGGTATTGCTCCTGTTTCAGGATTATTTTCCTCGCTAAAAAATTTTCCTGTTGGACCATCATCACCAATAAGCGCATATTTTACGATCCGTTTCCCCGCATCTTCAACCGTTCCCGGTCCCCGATGCCCATTGAAATCGGTTTTTGTATACCCCGGGCAAACGGCATTTATTTTAAAGGGCGTGTTCTTAAACTCGTACGCTAACACCACGGTATACATATTTAAGGCCGCTTTGGAAGAAAGATATACCGCAGCTTTATAGTCGTAGTATTTATAGGTTGGATCGCTGTGGAGGGTAATGGAGCCCTGACTGGAACTGACGTTTACAATACGGGGCGCCGGCGCATTTTTCAATAAATCAATAAACGCCTGCGTAACGCGTACGGCGCCGTATACATTTGCATCATACACCGCCTTAAACTGGTCAACCGTCGAATTAAGAGCCGTTTGCGAATAACCACCATAAATCCCCGCATTATTAATAAGGATGTCTAACCCGTTTGTTTTATTACCTATTTTCTCACGGGCTTTACGTACCGATGCATCATCGGTAATGTCAAGTTGAATCGCTTCTACATTGCTGAATCCCTTCGCTTTTAATGTATCAGCGGCTTCAACACCATTTTCTAAATTCCGGCTGCCGAGGTAAACAAAGATTCCTTCCCGGGCCAGTTGCTGTGCCACTTCAAAACCAATGCTTTTGTTGGCTCCTGTTACTAATGCAAATTTCATGTTGTGTGAATTTTATAACGCAAAACTAGCAGGGCCTCCGGCAGCGGGAATGGACAAATCTGCTTATTCTCCCGACAAATCCTGCCTGGACAAAAATTCACTGGCGCTTTTCCCGGTGCTTTTTTTAAAAAGCCTTGAAAAATAATCGGGGTCATTAAACCCCAGCTCATAGGCCAGTTCTTTGACCGAAGTATTTGTATAGCGCAGTTTACGCTGAGCTTCCGCCATCAGGCGGTTGATAAAATAGTCTTTGGGGGATGTGCCGGCGTATTCTTTTACAATCCGGTACAAACTATTGGTGGATAAAGCTAGTTTTTCCGCAATGGCGTTGATGGAAGGCTGTTCTGTAAGAGCGGTTTCTACCTCCAATTTAAACTCGATAAACTTTGAAAGGTTCGGGTTTAAGATATGGACGGGTTCTTTGTTTTTAAAATAGGCACTGTTTAATTCCGACAGCAATGTGCCCAGGTACGCCAACAGGATCTCCGTGTCGGTGGCATGTTTGTTTATGTAAAGCAGCTGATTTAAAATTCCAAAAACCGTTGTTACCCGTTCTTTTGCGGCGCCGTCCAAAACGATGGTTGGTGTATGAAAAGGGTTTACGAGGAACGGGAATTGCTGTGGCAGCAAGGCCAATGTATTTTCATCAAACAGCAGCTTGAAATATTTAAGATCCGCTGTTTTAACCGGTGGCGTAAACAGCTGGTTGGGCATCGCAAAAAGCAGGTGCCCTTCCGTAAGCGTAAAGTCCCGGGCGTCTAGATGATAGGTAATGGAACCGCTTTCAATCAATACAATAAAATAGGAAGACAATCGGCGCGGTTCCAGCAGCTTCTTTTGCATATCAGCAGCAAGATATGGGTTGTCGTTTGAGCGGATCTTTATTCCCAGCCCCTCGTGCTGTAAACCCTCATTTTTCTCTTTTTGCTCTTGCATGTTCATTATTCAAAAATTTGACAGGTTGCGCCTTTGATAACCGCTAACCGGTGATCGAAGTACAAAACTCGCATTCTTTTGATACTTTATTATAACTTTTTTACTTTGAAGCCCGAGAGTTTATTGGTTGCTGAAGCATTCATTTCACAACTCCATCTCCTCCGGTAAGGAAGGCCTGCTACCCTGCGCTTTTTATGAAATACGCCCGCCCAACCGTTCTTTTTCCTGGAAAACCAGTAAATTTGGTTCAATGATCTGCTTTGCCAAAATACCGCTTATACCTCCTGCCTCCATTGCTGCAGAGCTGGCCGGCTACCCGTATCACTGGCAGTCACATTTTAATACCCTGCATTACCAGGGAGCATGGACCGTATTGCCCCTGCGTACACCGGGAGGAAAGGACAGCATTGTACCCGACCTGATGGGTGAACAAACCTATGCCGATACTACGCATATGCAGCATTTCCCTTCTGTTGAGTTGCTGCTGCGCTCCCTGAATTGTCCCGTACAGTCGGTACGTTTCCTGAATTTAAAAGCGGGCGCCGAGATCAAACCACACCGCGACCATGAACTGGCTTTTGAAATGGGGGAAGCGCGGCTCCATTTCCCCATTGTAACCAATCCGGACGTTGCATTCTTCGTAGAGGAAACCCGCCTGAATATGCAGCCGGGCGACTGTTGGTATATCAACGCCAATCTCACACACCAGGTCAGTAACAAAGGTAACACGGACCGGGTGCACCTGGTGATCGATTGCCTGGTCAACGATTGGCTGCGTGGGCTCTTCAGCCAGTCGGATCAGCACAGGAAAGAAGATCCGGTTGATACAGTAAAGCAACAGCAGGTTATTACGGCACTGCGCTTGCAAAACACCCCAACCGCAACACAACTTGCCAATCAAATGGAGCAGGAATTACGGATGCGTTGAGGTACATCATTGATTTCCGGGTTGAACCGTCCGCCATGCGGCTTTTTGAAATAATTGCAACAGACGGTCTTAAAATAGCCGGCACGCTCCTTTTCTTTTATGAAAAGACTGCTGACATACTATTGTCAGTCTCCTACCTTCCCTTTGCATTAAAACATACATTATGAATCTAGCATCTATCCGGATCATTACCACGGAAGTCAGGCCATTGGTTGAATTTTATGAAGCTGTTACCGGCGGGCAGTTTACCTTTTATACAGAAGATTTTGCGGAACTGAGCACCGCTTCCGGCACCCTGGCAATTGGAAGTACCCGCACGCTGGAGCTATTTGGCGGGCAGGCAGTGGCGGCAGCTGCCAGCAACCAGTCGGTTATTATTGAGTTTTATGTGGATGATGTAGATGAGCGATACCAGCTGTTGAGCGATCGGTCGTATAGCGGAATTGTGCAGGCGCCCACCACCATGCCCTGGGGTAACCGGTCCTTATTGTTCAGGGATCCGGATGGCAACCTGGTTAATTTTTTTACACCGGTGTCGGATGCGGCCAGGAAGCGGTTTGGTAAAGAAGTCTGAAGATGTGCTTAAACGGATATCCGCTCTGGACGCTCTAAATTCAGCCGGCTTCCGTATGCGGGACTACCGTTTTTGCTGCATATTCTTTCCGGAACCGGGTCAATGCCACCCCCTTCTGCTTTTTAAAATACTTGTTGAGATGACTTTCATCGGTAAAACCAAATTCCGTTGCAATTTCATTCACCCGCATATCACTAAATTTCAGCCGGTGCTCAATCAGGCGCAGCTTATATTGCGTAATAAAATGCTGCAGCGTTTCTCCCGAGCGCCGCTGAAAGTACTGGCCGATATACCCGGCGGAAACACCAAAGGCCTTCCCGATAGCTGCAGCCTTTAACTGCACCGGGTCAAAGATGTGGCCTTCAATATAATGAATGATATCCAGCAGTTTTTTATCTACATTTTCCGATGCGGCCGGCGGTCCCGCTTTCTCAATATTGCGCGCCGCGATCACGATCAGAGCGTTGACAAAATGTTTCACCACATCTTCCTGGTAAAGATCCGGATGCTCCAGGGTATGCAGCAGCGATGTGGCAATGGAGGTAACCAGCACATTATCGGCGGGCGTTCGCATAATGCAGCCTGTAAGATAACGGGCATAATAAAGGATGCACTCCATCTGGTTCATCTTTTTCCACTCAAAAGACCGGATGTAACTGCTGCTGAAACGTACCATAAGGAATTCTGTGGGCTGCTCCAGTTCAAAATGATGGACATCATCCGGCGTTAACAGGATCACGCTTCCCGGTCGGAATGCCGTGCGGTGTGCCCCCATCCCCAGACAGCCCTGCCCGCTCACTACGATACAGATCTGGAAAAAATGATTCTGAAAATCCACCGTAGATACGGCTTCCATGCGCTGGCGAACCACTTCAAGCGGTGT
It encodes the following:
- a CDS encoding helix-turn-helix domain-containing protein, which gives rise to MNMQEQKEKNEGLQHEGLGIKIRSNDNPYLAADMQKKLLEPRRLSSYFIVLIESGSITYHLDARDFTLTEGHLLFAMPNQLFTPPVKTADLKYFKLLFDENTLALLPQQFPFLVNPFHTPTIVLDGAAKERVTTVFGILNQLLYINKHATDTEILLAYLGTLLSELNSAYFKNKEPVHILNPNLSKFIEFKLEVETALTEQPSINAIAEKLALSTNSLYRIVKEYAGTSPKDYFINRLMAEAQRKLRYTNTSVKELAYELGFNDPDYFSRLFKKSTGKSASEFLSRQDLSGE
- a CDS encoding aspartyl/asparaginyl beta-hydroxylase domain-containing protein, with product MICFAKIPLIPPASIAAELAGYPYHWQSHFNTLHYQGAWTVLPLRTPGGKDSIVPDLMGEQTYADTTHMQHFPSVELLLRSLNCPVQSVRFLNLKAGAEIKPHRDHELAFEMGEARLHFPIVTNPDVAFFVEETRLNMQPGDCWYINANLTHQVSNKGNTDRVHLVIDCLVNDWLRGLFSQSDQHRKEDPVDTVKQQQVITALRLQNTPTATQLANQMEQELRMR
- a CDS encoding VOC family protein, whose translation is MNLASIRIITTEVRPLVEFYEAVTGGQFTFYTEDFAELSTASGTLAIGSTRTLELFGGQAVAAAASNQSVIIEFYVDDVDERYQLLSDRSYSGIVQAPTTMPWGNRSLLFRDPDGNLVNFFTPVSDAARKRFGKEV
- a CDS encoding AraC family transcriptional regulator, giving the protein MVRFMMHTPLEVVRQRMEAVSTVDFQNHFFQICIVVSGQGCLGMGAHRTAFRPGSVILLTPDDVHHFELEQPTEFLMVRFSSSYIRSFEWKKMNQMECILYYARYLTGCIMRTPADNVLVTSIATSLLHTLEHPDLYQEDVVKHFVNALIVIAARNIEKAGPPAASENVDKKLLDIIHYIEGHIFDPVQLKAAAIGKAFGVSAGYIGQYFQRRSGETLQHFITQYKLRLIEHRLKFSDMRVNEIATEFGFTDESHLNKYFKKQKGVALTRFRKEYAAKTVVPHTEAG